In a single window of the Gossypium hirsutum isolate 1008001.06 chromosome A13, Gossypium_hirsutum_v2.1, whole genome shotgun sequence genome:
- the LOC107940811 gene encoding serine/arginine-rich splicing factor RS2Z33 isoform X7 — protein sequence MKRDYAFVEFSDPRDAGDARYALNGRDLDGSRMIVELSKGVPRGSGGSRDYPGRGPTPGSGRCFNCGIDGHWARDCKAGDWKNKCYRCGERGHIERNCQNSPKKLRPRSYSRSPSPYRGRSRSRSYSRGRSNSRSRSPVKRDRSYEREDRRSRSPKHHKGSPSPSQGRKHSPAPDERRAQEGGSPSPKDRRHANGSDYSASPRGRSRSPDAEDGAYRSSRKENGHSRSLSPPPRNDRSPVYNDDDDNHASPRRSESN from the exons ATGAAGCGTGACTATGCATTTGTT GAATTCAGTGATCCTAGAGATGCCGGTGATGCAAGATATGCATTGAATGGTCGAGACTTGGATGGAAGCCGGATGATTGTTGAATTATCCAAAGGA GTGCCCCGTGGTTCAGGTGGATCTCGAGATTACCCTGGAAGAGGTCCCACTCCTGGGTCAGGACGCTGCTTCAACTGTGGAATTGATGGTCATTGGGCTCGTGATTGCAAAGCCGGGGATTGGAAGAATAAGTGTTACCGCTGTGGAGAACGAGGCCATATAGAAAGAAATTGTCAAAACAGTCCAAAGAAACTAAG ACCACGCAGTTACTCTCGCTCACCTAGCCCCTACCGTGGTAGAAGCAGAAGCCGCAGTTACAGCAGGGGACGCAGCAACAG TAGATCAAGATCACCTGTGAAGAGAGACCGAAGTTACGAGCGCGAGGATAGAAGATCAAGGAGCCCTAAGCACCACAAGGGTTCTCCATCACCATCTCAAGGGAGGAAGCATAGTCCAGCACCCGATGAAAGAAGGGCCCAAGAAGGGGGTAGTCCTTCCCCAAAGGACCGCAGGCATGCGAATGGTTCGGATTATAGTGCAAGTCCTAGGGGAAGGAGCAGAAGCCCCGATGCTGAGGATGGGGCTTATCGGAGCTCTAGGAAGGAAAATGGCCACAGCCGCAGCCTTAGTCCACCCCCTAGGAATGACAGGAGCCCTGTTtacaatgatgatgatgataatcaTGCGTCTCCCAGACGCAGTGAATCAAATTAA
- the LOC107940811 gene encoding serine/arginine-rich splicing factor RS2Z32 isoform X3 — MPRYDDRRGGTRLYVGHLSSRTRSRDLEDMFSRYGRVRDVDMKRDYAFVEFSDPRDAGDARYALNGRDLDGSRMIVELSKGVPRGSGGSRDYPGRGPTPGSGRCFNCGIDGHWARDCKAGDWKNKCYRCGERGHIERNCQNSPKKLRPRSYSRSPSPYRGRSRSRSYSRGRSNSRSRSPVKRDRSYEREDRRSRSPKHHKGSPSPSQGRKHSPAPDERRAQEGGSPSPKDRRHANGSDYSASPRGRSRSPDAEDGAYRSSRKENGHSRSLSPPPRNDRSPVYNDDDDNHASPRRSESN, encoded by the exons ATGCCTAGGTATGATGACCGACGTGGTGGCACTCGTTTGTATGTTGGTCATTTGTCTTCAAGGACAAGATCACGTGATCTAGAGGACATGTTTAGCAGATATGGGAG AGTACGTGATGTGGATATGAAGCGTGACTATGCATTTGTT GAATTCAGTGATCCTAGAGATGCCGGTGATGCAAGATATGCATTGAATGGTCGAGACTTGGATGGAAGCCGGATGATTGTTGAATTATCCAAAGGA GTGCCCCGTGGTTCAGGTGGATCTCGAGATTACCCTGGAAGAGGTCCCACTCCTGGGTCAGGACGCTGCTTCAACTGTGGAATTGATGGTCATTGGGCTCGTGATTGCAAAGCCGGGGATTGGAAGAATAAGTGTTACCGCTGTGGAGAACGAGGCCATATAGAAAGAAATTGTCAAAACAGTCCAAAGAAACTAAG ACCACGCAGTTACTCTCGCTCACCTAGCCCCTACCGTGGTAGAAGCAGAAGCCGCAGTTACAGCAGGGGACGCAGCAACAG TAGATCAAGATCACCTGTGAAGAGAGACCGAAGTTACGAGCGCGAGGATAGAAGATCAAGGAGCCCTAAGCACCACAAGGGTTCTCCATCACCATCTCAAGGGAGGAAGCATAGTCCAGCACCCGATGAAAGAAGGGCCCAAGAAGGGGGTAGTCCTTCCCCAAAGGACCGCAGGCATGCGAATGGTTCGGATTATAGTGCAAGTCCTAGGGGAAGGAGCAGAAGCCCCGATGCTGAGGATGGGGCTTATCGGAGCTCTAGGAAGGAAAATGGCCACAGCCGCAGCCTTAGTCCACCCCCTAGGAATGACAGGAGCCCTGTTtacaatgatgatgatgataatcaTGCGTCTCCCAGACGCAGTGAATCAAATTAA
- the LOC107940811 gene encoding serine/arginine-rich splicing factor RS2Z32 isoform X2 produces MPRYDDRRGGTRLYVGHLSSRTRSRDLEDMFSRYGRVRDVDMKRDYAFVEFSDPRDAGDARYALNGRDLDGSRMIVELSKGVPRGSGGSRDYPGRGPTPGSGRCFNCGIDGHWARDCKAGDWKNKCYRCGERGHIERNCQNSPKKLSRRPRSYSRSPSPYRGRSRSRSYSRGRSNRSRSPVKRDRSYEREDRRSRSPKHHKGSPSPSQGRKHSPAPDERRAQEGGSPSPKDRRHANGSDYSASPRGRSRSPDAEDGAYRSSRKENGHSRSLSPPPRNDRSPVYNDDDDNHASPRRSESN; encoded by the exons ATGCCTAGGTATGATGACCGACGTGGTGGCACTCGTTTGTATGTTGGTCATTTGTCTTCAAGGACAAGATCACGTGATCTAGAGGACATGTTTAGCAGATATGGGAG AGTACGTGATGTGGATATGAAGCGTGACTATGCATTTGTT GAATTCAGTGATCCTAGAGATGCCGGTGATGCAAGATATGCATTGAATGGTCGAGACTTGGATGGAAGCCGGATGATTGTTGAATTATCCAAAGGA GTGCCCCGTGGTTCAGGTGGATCTCGAGATTACCCTGGAAGAGGTCCCACTCCTGGGTCAGGACGCTGCTTCAACTGTGGAATTGATGGTCATTGGGCTCGTGATTGCAAAGCCGGGGATTGGAAGAATAAGTGTTACCGCTGTGGAGAACGAGGCCATATAGAAAGAAATTGTCAAAACAGTCCAAAGAAACTAAG CCGCAGACCACGCAGTTACTCTCGCTCACCTAGCCCCTACCGTGGTAGAAGCAGAAGCCGCAGTTACAGCAGGGGACGCAGCAACAG ATCAAGATCACCTGTGAAGAGAGACCGAAGTTACGAGCGCGAGGATAGAAGATCAAGGAGCCCTAAGCACCACAAGGGTTCTCCATCACCATCTCAAGGGAGGAAGCATAGTCCAGCACCCGATGAAAGAAGGGCCCAAGAAGGGGGTAGTCCTTCCCCAAAGGACCGCAGGCATGCGAATGGTTCGGATTATAGTGCAAGTCCTAGGGGAAGGAGCAGAAGCCCCGATGCTGAGGATGGGGCTTATCGGAGCTCTAGGAAGGAAAATGGCCACAGCCGCAGCCTTAGTCCACCCCCTAGGAATGACAGGAGCCCTGTTtacaatgatgatgatgataatcaTGCGTCTCCCAGACGCAGTGAATCAAATTAA
- the LOC107940811 gene encoding serine/arginine-rich splicing factor RS2Z33 isoform X8, with product MKRDYAFVEFSDPRDAGDARYALNGRDLDGSRMIVELSKGVPRGSGGSRDYPGRGPTPGSGRCFNCGIDGHWARDCKAGDWKNKCYRCGERGHIERNCQNSPKKLRPRSYSRSPSPYRGRSRSRSYSRGRSNRSRSPVKRDRSYEREDRRSRSPKHHKGSPSPSQGRKHSPAPDERRAQEGGSPSPKDRRHANGSDYSASPRGRSRSPDAEDGAYRSSRKENGHSRSLSPPPRNDRSPVYNDDDDNHASPRRSESN from the exons ATGAAGCGTGACTATGCATTTGTT GAATTCAGTGATCCTAGAGATGCCGGTGATGCAAGATATGCATTGAATGGTCGAGACTTGGATGGAAGCCGGATGATTGTTGAATTATCCAAAGGA GTGCCCCGTGGTTCAGGTGGATCTCGAGATTACCCTGGAAGAGGTCCCACTCCTGGGTCAGGACGCTGCTTCAACTGTGGAATTGATGGTCATTGGGCTCGTGATTGCAAAGCCGGGGATTGGAAGAATAAGTGTTACCGCTGTGGAGAACGAGGCCATATAGAAAGAAATTGTCAAAACAGTCCAAAGAAACTAAG ACCACGCAGTTACTCTCGCTCACCTAGCCCCTACCGTGGTAGAAGCAGAAGCCGCAGTTACAGCAGGGGACGCAGCAACAG ATCAAGATCACCTGTGAAGAGAGACCGAAGTTACGAGCGCGAGGATAGAAGATCAAGGAGCCCTAAGCACCACAAGGGTTCTCCATCACCATCTCAAGGGAGGAAGCATAGTCCAGCACCCGATGAAAGAAGGGCCCAAGAAGGGGGTAGTCCTTCCCCAAAGGACCGCAGGCATGCGAATGGTTCGGATTATAGTGCAAGTCCTAGGGGAAGGAGCAGAAGCCCCGATGCTGAGGATGGGGCTTATCGGAGCTCTAGGAAGGAAAATGGCCACAGCCGCAGCCTTAGTCCACCCCCTAGGAATGACAGGAGCCCTGTTtacaatgatgatgatgataatcaTGCGTCTCCCAGACGCAGTGAATCAAATTAA
- the LOC107940811 gene encoding serine/arginine-rich splicing factor RS2Z32 isoform X4 has protein sequence MPRYDDRRGGTRLYVGHLSSRTRSRDLEDMFSRYGRVRDVDMKRDYAFVEFSDPRDAGDARYALNGRDLDGSRMIVELSKGVPRGSGGSRDYPGRGPTPGSGRCFNCGIDGHWARDCKAGDWKNKCYRCGERGHIERNCQNSPKKLRPRSYSRSPSPYRGRSRSRSYSRGRSNRSRSPVKRDRSYEREDRRSRSPKHHKGSPSPSQGRKHSPAPDERRAQEGGSPSPKDRRHANGSDYSASPRGRSRSPDAEDGAYRSSRKENGHSRSLSPPPRNDRSPVYNDDDDNHASPRRSESN, from the exons ATGCCTAGGTATGATGACCGACGTGGTGGCACTCGTTTGTATGTTGGTCATTTGTCTTCAAGGACAAGATCACGTGATCTAGAGGACATGTTTAGCAGATATGGGAG AGTACGTGATGTGGATATGAAGCGTGACTATGCATTTGTT GAATTCAGTGATCCTAGAGATGCCGGTGATGCAAGATATGCATTGAATGGTCGAGACTTGGATGGAAGCCGGATGATTGTTGAATTATCCAAAGGA GTGCCCCGTGGTTCAGGTGGATCTCGAGATTACCCTGGAAGAGGTCCCACTCCTGGGTCAGGACGCTGCTTCAACTGTGGAATTGATGGTCATTGGGCTCGTGATTGCAAAGCCGGGGATTGGAAGAATAAGTGTTACCGCTGTGGAGAACGAGGCCATATAGAAAGAAATTGTCAAAACAGTCCAAAGAAACTAAG ACCACGCAGTTACTCTCGCTCACCTAGCCCCTACCGTGGTAGAAGCAGAAGCCGCAGTTACAGCAGGGGACGCAGCAACAG ATCAAGATCACCTGTGAAGAGAGACCGAAGTTACGAGCGCGAGGATAGAAGATCAAGGAGCCCTAAGCACCACAAGGGTTCTCCATCACCATCTCAAGGGAGGAAGCATAGTCCAGCACCCGATGAAAGAAGGGCCCAAGAAGGGGGTAGTCCTTCCCCAAAGGACCGCAGGCATGCGAATGGTTCGGATTATAGTGCAAGTCCTAGGGGAAGGAGCAGAAGCCCCGATGCTGAGGATGGGGCTTATCGGAGCTCTAGGAAGGAAAATGGCCACAGCCGCAGCCTTAGTCCACCCCCTAGGAATGACAGGAGCCCTGTTtacaatgatgatgatgataatcaTGCGTCTCCCAGACGCAGTGAATCAAATTAA
- the LOC107940811 gene encoding serine/arginine-rich splicing factor RS2Z33 isoform X5, whose amino-acid sequence MKRDYAFVEFSDPRDAGDARYALNGRDLDGSRMIVELSKGVPRGSGGSRDYPGRGPTPGSGRCFNCGIDGHWARDCKAGDWKNKCYRCGERGHIERNCQNSPKKLSRRPRSYSRSPSPYRGRSRSRSYSRGRSNSRSRSPVKRDRSYEREDRRSRSPKHHKGSPSPSQGRKHSPAPDERRAQEGGSPSPKDRRHANGSDYSASPRGRSRSPDAEDGAYRSSRKENGHSRSLSPPPRNDRSPVYNDDDDNHASPRRSESN is encoded by the exons ATGAAGCGTGACTATGCATTTGTT GAATTCAGTGATCCTAGAGATGCCGGTGATGCAAGATATGCATTGAATGGTCGAGACTTGGATGGAAGCCGGATGATTGTTGAATTATCCAAAGGA GTGCCCCGTGGTTCAGGTGGATCTCGAGATTACCCTGGAAGAGGTCCCACTCCTGGGTCAGGACGCTGCTTCAACTGTGGAATTGATGGTCATTGGGCTCGTGATTGCAAAGCCGGGGATTGGAAGAATAAGTGTTACCGCTGTGGAGAACGAGGCCATATAGAAAGAAATTGTCAAAACAGTCCAAAGAAACTAAG CCGCAGACCACGCAGTTACTCTCGCTCACCTAGCCCCTACCGTGGTAGAAGCAGAAGCCGCAGTTACAGCAGGGGACGCAGCAACAG TAGATCAAGATCACCTGTGAAGAGAGACCGAAGTTACGAGCGCGAGGATAGAAGATCAAGGAGCCCTAAGCACCACAAGGGTTCTCCATCACCATCTCAAGGGAGGAAGCATAGTCCAGCACCCGATGAAAGAAGGGCCCAAGAAGGGGGTAGTCCTTCCCCAAAGGACCGCAGGCATGCGAATGGTTCGGATTATAGTGCAAGTCCTAGGGGAAGGAGCAGAAGCCCCGATGCTGAGGATGGGGCTTATCGGAGCTCTAGGAAGGAAAATGGCCACAGCCGCAGCCTTAGTCCACCCCCTAGGAATGACAGGAGCCCTGTTtacaatgatgatgatgataatcaTGCGTCTCCCAGACGCAGTGAATCAAATTAA
- the LOC107940811 gene encoding serine/arginine-rich splicing factor RS2Z33 isoform X6, whose translation MKRDYAFVEFSDPRDAGDARYALNGRDLDGSRMIVELSKGVPRGSGGSRDYPGRGPTPGSGRCFNCGIDGHWARDCKAGDWKNKCYRCGERGHIERNCQNSPKKLSRRPRSYSRSPSPYRGRSRSRSYSRGRSNRSRSPVKRDRSYEREDRRSRSPKHHKGSPSPSQGRKHSPAPDERRAQEGGSPSPKDRRHANGSDYSASPRGRSRSPDAEDGAYRSSRKENGHSRSLSPPPRNDRSPVYNDDDDNHASPRRSESN comes from the exons ATGAAGCGTGACTATGCATTTGTT GAATTCAGTGATCCTAGAGATGCCGGTGATGCAAGATATGCATTGAATGGTCGAGACTTGGATGGAAGCCGGATGATTGTTGAATTATCCAAAGGA GTGCCCCGTGGTTCAGGTGGATCTCGAGATTACCCTGGAAGAGGTCCCACTCCTGGGTCAGGACGCTGCTTCAACTGTGGAATTGATGGTCATTGGGCTCGTGATTGCAAAGCCGGGGATTGGAAGAATAAGTGTTACCGCTGTGGAGAACGAGGCCATATAGAAAGAAATTGTCAAAACAGTCCAAAGAAACTAAG CCGCAGACCACGCAGTTACTCTCGCTCACCTAGCCCCTACCGTGGTAGAAGCAGAAGCCGCAGTTACAGCAGGGGACGCAGCAACAG ATCAAGATCACCTGTGAAGAGAGACCGAAGTTACGAGCGCGAGGATAGAAGATCAAGGAGCCCTAAGCACCACAAGGGTTCTCCATCACCATCTCAAGGGAGGAAGCATAGTCCAGCACCCGATGAAAGAAGGGCCCAAGAAGGGGGTAGTCCTTCCCCAAAGGACCGCAGGCATGCGAATGGTTCGGATTATAGTGCAAGTCCTAGGGGAAGGAGCAGAAGCCCCGATGCTGAGGATGGGGCTTATCGGAGCTCTAGGAAGGAAAATGGCCACAGCCGCAGCCTTAGTCCACCCCCTAGGAATGACAGGAGCCCTGTTtacaatgatgatgatgataatcaTGCGTCTCCCAGACGCAGTGAATCAAATTAA
- the LOC107940811 gene encoding serine/arginine-rich splicing factor RS2Z32 isoform X1 yields MPRYDDRRGGTRLYVGHLSSRTRSRDLEDMFSRYGRVRDVDMKRDYAFVEFSDPRDAGDARYALNGRDLDGSRMIVELSKGVPRGSGGSRDYPGRGPTPGSGRCFNCGIDGHWARDCKAGDWKNKCYRCGERGHIERNCQNSPKKLSRRPRSYSRSPSPYRGRSRSRSYSRGRSNSRSRSPVKRDRSYEREDRRSRSPKHHKGSPSPSQGRKHSPAPDERRAQEGGSPSPKDRRHANGSDYSASPRGRSRSPDAEDGAYRSSRKENGHSRSLSPPPRNDRSPVYNDDDDNHASPRRSESN; encoded by the exons ATGCCTAGGTATGATGACCGACGTGGTGGCACTCGTTTGTATGTTGGTCATTTGTCTTCAAGGACAAGATCACGTGATCTAGAGGACATGTTTAGCAGATATGGGAG AGTACGTGATGTGGATATGAAGCGTGACTATGCATTTGTT GAATTCAGTGATCCTAGAGATGCCGGTGATGCAAGATATGCATTGAATGGTCGAGACTTGGATGGAAGCCGGATGATTGTTGAATTATCCAAAGGA GTGCCCCGTGGTTCAGGTGGATCTCGAGATTACCCTGGAAGAGGTCCCACTCCTGGGTCAGGACGCTGCTTCAACTGTGGAATTGATGGTCATTGGGCTCGTGATTGCAAAGCCGGGGATTGGAAGAATAAGTGTTACCGCTGTGGAGAACGAGGCCATATAGAAAGAAATTGTCAAAACAGTCCAAAGAAACTAAG CCGCAGACCACGCAGTTACTCTCGCTCACCTAGCCCCTACCGTGGTAGAAGCAGAAGCCGCAGTTACAGCAGGGGACGCAGCAACAG TAGATCAAGATCACCTGTGAAGAGAGACCGAAGTTACGAGCGCGAGGATAGAAGATCAAGGAGCCCTAAGCACCACAAGGGTTCTCCATCACCATCTCAAGGGAGGAAGCATAGTCCAGCACCCGATGAAAGAAGGGCCCAAGAAGGGGGTAGTCCTTCCCCAAAGGACCGCAGGCATGCGAATGGTTCGGATTATAGTGCAAGTCCTAGGGGAAGGAGCAGAAGCCCCGATGCTGAGGATGGGGCTTATCGGAGCTCTAGGAAGGAAAATGGCCACAGCCGCAGCCTTAGTCCACCCCCTAGGAATGACAGGAGCCCTGTTtacaatgatgatgatgataatcaTGCGTCTCCCAGACGCAGTGAATCAAATTAA